The Onychomys torridus chromosome X, mOncTor1.1, whole genome shotgun sequence genomic interval cCTGGCCTGCAATTCtaatgacctgggtttgatccctggaaccagtaatgaaggagagaaccaacttcacaaAGTAGTCTTCCGACTTCCACTTGTGTACTGCGGTATATGCCAACCTGTACACATGTCATAAACATATTTAGAATAATGATGTTTAATATTAGTtgcattttgtgtatatgtgtttgtatgtttatttttgtttttctcacagaGCTGTGGCAGCTTATCTTCGTGCCTTAAGTTTGAGCCCAAATCACGCGGTGGTGCATGGCAACCTGGCTTGTGTGTACTATGAGCAAGGCCTAATAGACCTGGCCATCGATACCTACAGGCGAGCTATAGAACTGCAGCCACATTTCCCCGATGCTTACTGCAACCTAGCAAATGCTCTCAAAGAGAAGGGCAGCGTAAGGATTTtctgtctatttttatttctttgttatgtgGTAGAAAGGTCTTCATTGTACATATTAAGTATTGAGATGGTTATATTGGTTTTCTTTGGAGGTTTGGTTGATGGGAAAGAGATTACTGAAAAGTATCCATTTTGTGGTGTATTACCAGCCATTTGCGGTGTATTACCAGCCATTAGGCTCAGTGATGCAGTTATTTAAATTACTAGAACAGCAGTAGTTTCTGATTCTTTTGTGTAGTATCTGAacggtttgttttattttccaggtTGCCGAAGCAGAAGATTGTTATAACACAGCTCTTCGTCTGTGTCCTACTCATGCAGACTCTTTGAATAACCTCGCCAACATCAAACGGGAACAGGGCAATATTGAAGAGGCGGTCCGTCTATATCGCAAAGCATTAGAAGTAGGTTGAATGCTGTGGCTGGGTGTCTAGCCTGTGTGACAGTAGAGGGAAAGCAATTACGTTTCCTGCCATtcattcacctttttttttttttaagagaatcaTTCATTATCTATGTAAGGGCCTATGACAAGCAAGACATTCCTACATTGCGTTCGTTATTTTATGCATAGATGAGATCTGTACAAAGCTAATGAATAGTAAACTGAATAAAGTTCTTCCAATGAAGAACTGAGGTCAGTGTCTGGTGGTTGGTAGGTGTGGTAGGAGTTTAGAAAAGAGGCCTCTTTTGAAATGAAGACAGGTATAAAATGGAGGAAGCAGTAATTTAAGCTATTAGACCCAAAGAAAGTAAACTTGGAAAAGGTGGAGAGAAGTAAAGGTACATTGTGAAGCTGTCAGAATTGTGGGAGGTAATTGGGAGATTCTTTCTGCTATTTAATGTCATCTGTAATCATGACTCTGTAGGTCTTCCCAGAGTTTGCTGCTGCACATTCCAATTTAGCAAGTGTACTGCAACAACAGGGCAAGCTGCAGGAAGCATTGATGCACTATAAGGAAGCCATAAGGTAAGAAATTCATAGCTgcctttttctattttcatttttgagattataatataattatatcttttccccttcccttccttgcaAAACCCTCCCGTATGTCTCTCcttgctctcaaattcatggcctcttccaTATATTGTTGTgacttgcatatatgtatatgtatttatatgcagATATGTCTCTAAATACAATTGGCTCAATGTGCAGAATGTTCCCCAGATAggtattttcagggctgaccatttggtatcgGATAACCACTGTGCTCTTTCCTATAGAAGACGGTTTCTTCCACTCTCAGCGTTCCTTAGAtgcctggagttctttgtgtaggcttgAAGCTTCATGGGCTCTCCCCCTTTCACTTCAgcatctcttctcttccttgtgttttgtttggtttttcaagacagggttttcctgtgtagccctgtctatcctggaattcactctgtagaccaggctggccttgaattcagatcttcctgcttctgcctcccaaatgttgggattaaaggcatgtgccactactgcctggtatctctattttttaaaggccaagaatggtggcacatgctttaatcctggcattcaggaggcagatataggtggatttctgtgagtttgaggccaacctggtctacattgcaaaagagccaggccagccagtgttacatggtaagaccctgtctaaaacaaaatttagagattagagaggtggctcagggatttgagagcactggctgctctttcaaagtacctgggtttaattctcagtacccatgtggtggctcacagccatctgtaaatCTAGTGTCAGTGACTCTACCCTCTTATAGTTTTCAAGAGTGCTAGGTATGCACACGGTATACCTAgccatacatgtgggcaaaacatttatacacataaaataataaaataatttttaaaattaacaatatttatttcaaactttttttttgagacagggtttctctgtgtagctttgcgcctttcctgggactcacttggtagcccaggctggcctcaaactctcagagatccacctggctctgcctcccgagtgctgggattaaaggcgtgcgccaccaccacctggccaaactTTTTgatttgagacaaggtgtcttggtatagccttgactgtcctggaactcattatgtagaccaggctggccttgaactcaaagagatccaactgcttctgcttcccaggtgctgggattaaaggcatatgcctccatgcctggcttctttattttaaaaaatcatttaaaattctttgtctgtgtatggtatatgtaGTTCATGTAGATGCCTAcatcagagatcagaagagggcattagatcccctggagctggagtaaaggtggttgtgagctgccctatgtCAGGTTCTGGGacccaaactcgggtcctctggaagatcagccctttgttacttatttattcacttacttatacttgtttttagttctttcaagacagggtttcttgcttACTTTCTGcttgctttccttcctcccctcccctcccctcccctcccctcccctcccctcccctcccctcccctcccctcccctcccctccctccctctctctctctttctctctctctctctttctttctttcttttactttccttccttcctttccttccttccttccttccttccttccttccttccttccttccttccttccttccttcctgttctttccttccttcctttctatttttctttctttcgtttttttaagacagggtttctctgtgaaacagtcctagctgtcctggaactcactctgtagaccaggctagcttcgacCTCaaagagatttgcttgcctctgcctcccaactgctgggattaaaggtgtgcgccaccactgcccagctcctgctttgattttttttttaaattgtattctatttattttgtgtgaatggAGGGAATGTGGGCATATACTCTggtgcccatgtggaggtcagaggacaacttaccgGAGTTGTTTCTATCGTTTCATATATAGGTTCTGTGGATTGAACCCATGTTGTCAGGCTTGATTGtaggtacctttacctgctgagccatctcactggtattttaaaaattttattatcatcttcaaaaatgatttgttttgccttttttgttgttgtgtttgtttttttttttctgggggcgtggggtggtttgttttttgagacagggtttctctgtatagccctggctgtcctctgtggcttgttctgttgaccatgctggccttgaactcagagatttacctgtctttgcttccctaGTACTTGGATtaggtttattttacttttaactatgtgtataaAATGCtttcagaatccagaagagggtgtggatcccctagagctggacattgttttttgttttctttgtgtgttttttttttagctggggattgaacccagggccttgtgcttgctaggcaagcgatctaccactgagctaaatccccaacccaagagcTGTACATTGTTGCTAGAAAACTCAGGTTTTGGAAGAacagtaagagctcttaactgctgagtcccaACTATTAAATAATTAATGATTATTTAGTAATTGTTATTAATAGTTAAAGGTTTGGCATTTGGCAGGTGATAaatgcctccctctccctctttggtgctggggattcaagCTAGGCCTCATGCTTGGTAGGCAAGTACCGTACCACCAAACCACGTTACCCCCTACCCCCCCCAAATATGTTAATAACAACAAAGATTTTCCACGAGATAATGAGCCCCTTGTCTTCTTCAGAATCAGTCCTACATTTGCTGATGCTTATTCTAATATGGGAAACACTCTAAAGGAGATGCAGGATGTTCAGGGAGCCTTGCAGTGTTACACTCGTGCTATCCAGATTAATCCTGCCTTTGCAGATGCACACAGCAATCTGGCTTCCATTCACAAGGTACTGCTGTTTCTTCTAACATGGGCACCTTAGCACTGAAGTTTCATTGTAGGAAACTCCTTACAAGATTGTTTTCTTTCCAGGATTCAGGGAATATCCCAGAAGCAATAGCTTCTTACCGTACAGCTCTGAAACTGAAGCCTGATTTTCCTGATGCCTATTGTAATTTGGCTCATTGCCTACAGGTAAAGAATAGtccagtgtttttctttctgtactgttactacttttttttctttctatttttccccccagacagggtttctctgtgtagcttttcacctttcctggaactcactcagtagcccaggctggacttgaactcacctgcctctgcctcccgagtgctgggattaaaggcgtgcgccaccaccacctggcctgttaccacttttaatttttttgtgctATGATAATCCAAGCCTGGCTGGAGATTGTTGTTTTTTAGcaagtggaagtcagaggcagctTTCAGCAGTAATTTCCATTGTAACACATACATCCCAGGCATTGAACTCCAGTTGTCTGTACTCACTGAGGCATCCCCAATACTGTGTTTGTAGTAGGCTATCTAATATTATATTAGGAAGTCAAATACTTGTAAAATAAATCCTTGGGTAGGTTTTCTGGGTGATAATTTCTTTTTGCTTCCTCTAGATTGTCTGTGATTGGACAGATTATGATGAGCGAATGAAGAAACTGGTTAGTATCGTAGCTGAGCAGCTGGAGAAGAATAGGCTGCCTTCTGTGCATCCTCATCACAGTATGCTGTACCCTCTTTCTCATGGCTTCAGGAAGGCTATTGCAGAGAGGCATGGGAATCTCTGCTTGGATAAGGTGACTCCTTCTTTAGTTTTTCCATTATAAACTAAAACCATTGCATAGATCAAATTTATGGTATGGCTTTCCCAACTGGCATGTGGTCCATATCACCCAAGTTGAGAACTGAAACGTTCTTAGCTATACCAAAAGGCACTCTTCTGGGGTGTCCTGTCTTCAGCTGGACTCCCTTCACTCCAAAGGATGGAGACTCGGATTTCTAATTCAAACCAGTTAATGGTAGTGTTTTCCTTAAGGTACAAATCAcagttaggcatggtggtgcaaacctataatcccagtacttctgtaatcccaacacttagagaCAGAGGATGGttaattgaggccagcctgggctacatagcaagctcctgCCTCAAAACCCAAAGCAAGCAAAAATCTTCACCTAATAAGAACATCTAAAAAGCAAACTAAAGGCAACAACATAAAACCCCACTGATGTTCAAATAGAGTGTATTAAGGAATTATATACTCAACTTTGAGAATTAGAACATGGGTCAATAGCATTTGGACATGGTGGTAgagtaaaatttctttttttttaaattttttatttttttaaacacaaaaatgCTTCTCTGCAGAATTCCCTAAAATATCATACTCTATCCACTTTTCTTCATCTAGACGTTTGAGCCTGTTCAGGCTATTTCATAGGCCTCAGAACAGATCAGGTATGAAGTATGAGCACTGTGCAACCAGCCATCACATCAAACTGTCCACATGAATTAAATGAAGATTGCTGTCCAGAGTTTTTcataattatgtgtttgtgtgtgtgtgtggttttatatttctatctttatttacttagttttttttataccaggttggccttaaactctctatgtagctgaggatgaccttgaacctctgatcctttATGCTTCCACCTCCTAGTTGCAGGGACCACAGGAGTGCACCAACATgtctattatttttttgtttgtttgttttgttttgtcttgtctcgCTATGTCACACTGGCTGGCCTGTAagtctatatagaccaggctggcttcaaactcaaaggtCCCTATGTCTCTCCTCCTGATGGCTGGGATCAACGATGGGGACCATCATGTCTGCTTTTTATgtagttctggggatggaacccttAGGGCTTCATACAAGCTAGACAAAGCACACTACCAATTGAGTTTACATCACCAGTCTCTGTTATCTGTCTATTTGTAGATAAAACCTTATACATGATGTGACTTACTAATGAACATTGTATTCTGCTGGTAGATTAATGTCCTTCATAAACCACCATATGAACATCCAAAAGACTTAAAGCTCAGTGATGGACGATTGCGCGTGGGCTATGTGAGTTCTGACTTTGGGAATCATCCTACTTCTCACCTTATGCAGTCTATTCCAGGCATGCACAATCCTGACAAATTTGAGGTAAGAAGAGGTTTAGtctgtcatctttgtttttaagCCCACTATCTTGAGAAGGTTGGAGCGGAGGTCATTAAGTCCTCTTGCCTTTCAGGTTTTCTGCTATGCCCTGAGCCCAGATGACGGTACAAACTTCCGAGTGAAGGTGATGGCAGAAGCCAATCATTTCATTGATCTCTCTCAGGTAGGCAAAACACTGATCCTTTTTCTAAGATTTTATGATTTCATACTTAAGCGTATGTGTTTGGTatggtatgtgggtatgtgcatgtatgaggacatgtgcccagggaagccagaagagggtgtcagatttcccAGACTTGGAGTTACAGGGGGtgtaacatgggtgctgggagcaaacacaggtcctcagcaAGTACCTTTCTCtctccaatttttaaattttgagtaaatttgaaaaaaaaaactatcaatacaaaaatgtgtgtgtgtgtgtgtatatgtgtgtgtgtgtgtgtgtgtgtgtgtgtgtgtgtgtgtgtgtgtgtgtgtatcttctctatataaccctggctgttctggaggtCAGTcacttaaactcactctgtagacagatTGGCTTCTCGCTCacagtgggattaaaggcctgtgccaccatacccagccaagTGTGGAAATCTTGCTCTTTCTGTAACCCTGTTACTAATCCATCTAATCTAGAATAAAAGTCTGCTTCCTTTATTTTCCATTCATGTAATGCTTTGATGCTATTATAGTGGTGCTAAATCCTGTGTTGCCTCCATTAACTTAGTTCATTGCCATGCTTCTCACCTCCTGTTTGCTTTGagtgttggagacagggtctcatgtagctgaggctggtgtTTAActccctgcttccacctcccaagtgctgggattataagagtGAGCCACTGTACCTAGTTCTCCCATCTCTTTTGCATCTAGGTCTGAATTCTGTTTAATGCCGTGAAAACAAATTGAATTAATCTTGAGATTGTACATAGTTCTTGTTATCTATTCCATAGATTCCATGCAATGGAAAAGCAGCTGACCGCATCCACCAGGATGGAATTCACATCCTTGTAAATATGAATGGGTATACCAAGGGTGCTCGAAATGAGCTCTTTGCTCTTAGGCCAGCTCCTATTCAGGTAAGAGAATAATCATTCACAGTGTTTATTGGACCAAAAAGACAATGGGTTTTGGTTTTCCTCCATCTGACTAACTGCCCTTGAAAACAACAGGATAGACATTCTTGATTTTAATAGTGTTCTTGGAATACATGAGGATAGATTTTTGGGTGTAGACCCAGTGCCTACAGGTAAAATGTCAGTGGAGACGAGCATTTCATGGTTTTATATAAGTAGCTCTTAGATATACTTGAAGAATACCTTGCCACTTAGAAGGTTAGTCGGAAACGCTGCTGGATTGCTCTTGGCTAAAGAAGTCAGCCTccagtatttgtttatttacatatatgattTGGGTGCCTTTTGATGAAGATCATCTTTTGATTGCTtgttacacacacagacacactttggTAAACCTTTTGATGAAGATCATCTTTTGATTGcttgctctacacacacacacacacacacacacacacacactttggtaaGTTCGCAGATGGATGaaagtttttagtttttggtctgattgtttttttttaggCAATGTGGCTGGGATACCCTGGGACTAGTGGTGCACTGTTCATGGATTACATCATCACTGATCAGGAAACTTCCCCAGCTGAAGTTGCAGAGCAGTATTCTGAGAAATTGGCTTACATGCCCCATACTTTTTTTATTGGTGATCATGCTAATATGTTCCCTCACCTGAAGGTAGGCAGAATACAACACTTTGGGGGAATTCAGAGAACTGTGTTCATTTCCCCCTTATTATTGTTCATATGCACCCTGAAAGGCATATCTAAAACTTTTTTTCCAATAGAAAAAAGCAGTCATTGATTTTAAATCCAATGGGCACATTTATGACAACCGGATAGTTCTGAATGGCATCGATCTCAAAGCATTTCTTGATAGTCTACCAGATGTGAAGATTGTCAAGGTCAGAACCTGGTCAGCATTTGTCATTAAAAGAACTAAATTTGTGAATTGTtcttataatgtatttttatttcactgatgtttttgtttcttcagatgAAATGTCCTGATGGAGGTGACAATGTAGACACCAGTAACACAGCTCTTAATCTGCCTGTCATTCCCATGAATACGATTGCAGAAGCAGTTATTGAAATGATTAACAGAGGACAGATTCAGATAACCATTAATGGATTCAGTATTAGCAATGGCCTGGCAACTACACAGGTGGAGACCGtaaatgtgtaccaccatacatgcattgtttcctttgtcttacagccactctgtgtttttttttctaaacttacttatttttattttctgtacgttggtgttttgcctgcatgtatgtctgtgtgaggatgttggatcctgggattacagacagttgtgagttgtcatgtggttgctgggaattgaacccaagccctctggaagagcagtcagtgctcttaactgctaagccatctctccagcccctgaaccactctgctttctttctgccatctctccagcccctgaaccactctgcttgcttgctttctttctttctttctttctttctttctttctttctttctttctttctttctttctttctttctttctctttcttccctccctccctccctccctctttctctctctgtctctgtctctctctttctttcacatttatttaatatatatacattctgtcttcatgtatgccttcaggccagaagagggcaccagatctcattatggatggttgtgagccaccacgtggttgctgagaattgaactcaggacctctggaagagcagtcagtgctcttaaccactgagccatctctagcccaaCCACTCTGTTTTATAGAGGAGGAAATGAGCTCCTTGGAAACTGGCTCTTTTGTAATTGTGTCTAGTCTTAAAAGTCATCTGGCTTCAGCCATCAGGTTCCTTAGTGAGCGCCTACTGTGCCAATACCTTCTTTTTGCCTGTCTGTGTCTTTATTCTCTTATCTGTAGGCACCCTATGGTTTTTTTTGCCTCTGTAAACTCACTGTTTTCCTGGCCAAATCTTGCACAGCCATTCAGTTCAGATAGTTCTTAGAGGAACCAGTTCCTGTACTAATCTCTTGTCTCCTGTGCTTCTGTAGTATTTTGGGTTCATTGTTACATTCAGCACAGTACAGTGTAATGCTTATGTTTGTATCCTTCAGCAAATGAAATTACTTTAGCGCTTATGTCTTAATCACAGTAATATGTATTCcctgagtatgtgtgtatgtgtgtagcatACTTGAGTGGAAGAGGACACGGATCTTAGACCTCTTAGGAGTTTACTTTATTGAGATATCCATAGTCCTGTAACAACATAAAGCATAAGGCAGTGCTCAAAAGTATGGGATTTGCAAATAAGACTGTAGTTGAAGTCATGAGATGGGAGAAGAAGGATCAGAGATAAAGGTTTGAcattagcctgggctatatgagagcTCCACCCCACAGAAGCTTTTCCAAAAAAGAGATAAGCCAAAGGATGGGGTGATATCTATAGTAGAATGTTGATCTAGAATGCATAAGGCTCCAAGGTGGGCATgtgtacacgcacacatacactgGAAAGAGAGTGCAAGAGTGAATGAgcaagctagagagatggctcagctgttaggagcactagctgctcttccagaggacctgtgtttgagtctcagcacccacatggtaggacagctcacaaccatctataattccagtttcaggagacctaatgccatcttctggcctccctaggcaccaagcatgcacataatacacagacatacatttggGTAACactcataatatttttttttttttttaagaaaaagaatcaatTCATAAGATATAAATTGGTATAAGCATTTTAAGTCCTGTCCCTGAGCTGTAATGAGAAAATGTTTCGATATAGTTCATTTTTAAGACATAAAAAGTGATACCATTATTTTGACTGAGGAAATGCCCTAAGAAAATTATTGCTATAGATATCACCCCATCCTTTTTTTGGGAAGGCTTCTGTGTGGTGGAgctctcatatagcccaggctaacgTGAAACCTTTATCTTTGATCCTTCTCCCATCTCCTGAGTGTTAgaattatagatgtgtaccactATTCCTTGTTTTATGCAGTACttgtatcaaacccagggcttcttgcatgCTCAGCAAGCCCTTGaccaacttgactacatctgcaaTTCTGTTTGGTCTGTGTTAACTCTAATTTTAATCATCATGTTCTTTTCGTTATTCTAGATCAATAATAAGGCTGCAACTGGAGAGGAGGTTCCCCGTACCATTATTGTAACCACCCGTTCCCAGTATGGGCTACCAGAAGATGCCATTGTGTATTGTAACTTTAATCAGTTATATAAAATCGACCCTTCTACCCTGCAGATGTGGGCAAATGTGAGTATGTGTAGATTTGTTGTTAATGCCTATTGATGAGTACAGATTATGTGTATGGGCTATCTTGCTGAAGCtgttccccctttttctttatgGACTATTGTGCTTATTTCTTATTTCCAAGAATTGTGAAGTTTTtagcttaaaattattttcatattttgagattataatataattaatatgattttcccttttcttctctccaaaccctgccatGTCcactcccttttttctctttcaaattcatggttttctttccctTAGTAGTTGTTGCAAGTAGGGTTTCTCAGGGTaacagccctaactgtcctggaactctgtacaccaggctggccttgaactcacagagatccatctgcctatgccttccaagtgctgagattaaaggtgtgcaccaccaccaccgcccagtgtctctttttctttttctttagtagtagtaatagtagtaattgtgtgtattcatgtgtattcctaaatacataaatacaactcACTCAGTCTGTTTAATATAACTtgtattgttgtttttgagatgagggctcaatgtatcccaggctggccttgtaacATAGCAGAGGATAACACTGATCTTCTGTTCATTCTGCCTTTactttttgagtgctgggattacaggggtttgccaccacatctggttatgtggtgctgggaattaatcCAGGGCTCCCTTCCTGCTAGACAAgtaactctaccaactgagctatgtccacAGCCATTTTCAGTTTTGATTTCACCCTCTAATGTTGATGATGTATTTTCCTCCAGTGTTGGGGGTCATGCTCAGGGTGTGATACACAGTAGGCAAGCTTTGTACCAGTGAGCTATATTTCCAGTCttttgaagtatttattttgatttcttaagGCAGGGTCTTaagatgtcctagaactcagtatataggccaggctggcttcaaacttagatcatctgcctctgcctcctgaggtctggattaaaggtgtgcaccacgagTGGTTTCATTCAGTCTTGTCATTTTTAAACTTCATGCTATAAAACATTTATTCAAAGTGTTCTGCCCAAACCAGATGTCAACAAACAAGGGTTAGATAGTAAATGACATTAGCAATTTTGTAATTAGTAATCCAGTCATCTTTCCTATTTATTCTATGTATCATGAAAACACCTTAgatattatgtaaatgtacccaTGGTCTTGtatatcaaattttatttctaaaaactgGCTGCATGCCATACTTGATTCACAGGCCATAGTTTGCCAAACCCTGGCCTAAACTGATAGCAAAACTTGCTGTGTGGCCGCCCATGTTTAACAGTCTTGCAAGTCTATGGAGTTGAACCAGGAAAGTGTTGATCGATGACCCTCCTTTTCAGTGAGCTCGTGAGCCTGGTTTGCAGAAGCACAAGACTGAGTATATGGAGCTAGCTGGCCCTGAGTCTGTATAACTGAaatggtgtattttttttaaaccttttgttAGGAAGAAATCAttccttgtttgattttttttttcaccccctACCCCCAAGTATCTGTTGTGTTTGTCTGAAAGGGAAAGGTAATTTAGAAAGAGAGGAAGTGAATAGTTAGACCTCTGTTATCCCTGAACCCTCACTTTGGCTAAAACTCTGAAAGCAAAACTTACCTAATAGGCtagtttgagttttgttttgttttttaaattctgtttatgAATATTCCTGCATCTCAATATAGAGCAAcaaatgtgctttaaaaaaaaaaaaaccaaggaatTGCTTCCAAGAGTGTTAGATAAATGTATGTACATTGTACAACGTTTAAAAATGTGAAGTAGTCTGAATTTGGAAATTTGTCTATTCTCACATTTTTCAGAGGAGGAAGTGTGAAGTTCTGTGATATGTTGAATAAATGCACTTCTGAATCAGGAGTAGGTAAACTGGTCTGGAGGCCAAATCCACTGCTTGGCTCGTTGCTTGGTTCTTTTTGAtgctggggtggaacccaggtccttgcacatgctaggcaagtactctactgttgagctacattcccagcctctcattgcttatttttataaataaaactttgacatatgaacatacacatgTACTTAGACACTTACTATCTATGGCTGCTTTCAAGCTACAAAATAAGCAGTTATGAAAGAGTCCATGTGACTAAAAGCCAGTACTGTTTTCTATCTGGTCATTTATAGAAGTCTGCTGCCTTCTGATCTAGATTAGGCAAGTTGGCCAAGTACTGTTACTGTTCCTTATGTGGTGTGGTTTGAGATGTAAAATTTGAAGTACTGGATGTGATAAAATGTGCTGGTACTCCAacctactctggaggctgagatagAGTTGCTTGAGTCCATgaatttgtggccagcctggaaaACGTAACGAGACTCTGTCccttaacaacaaaaaataggaagGGGGGCTTTACTCAGCCTCTCCGCCGCTTAGGAACTATCGGCAGTAATGATTCCTGA includes:
- the Ogt gene encoding UDP-N-acetylglucosamine--peptide N-acetylglucosaminyltransferase 110 kDa subunit isoform X3 translates to MASSVGNVADSTEPTKRMLSFQGLAELAHREYQAGDFEAAERHCMQLWRQEPDNTGVLLLLSSIHFQCRRLDRSAHFSTLAIKQNPLLAEAYSNLGNVYKERGQLQEAIEHYRHALRLKPDFIDGYINLAAALVAAGDMEGAVQAYVSALQYNPDLYCVRSDLGNLLKALGRLEEAKACYLKAIETQPNFAVAWSNLGCVFNAQGEIWLAIHHFEKAVTLDPNFLDAYINLGNVLKEARIFDRAVAAYLRALSLSPNHAVVHGNLACVYYEQGLIDLAIDTYRRAIELQPHFPDAYCNLANALKEKGSVAEAEDCYNTALRLCPTHADSLNNLANIKREQGNIEEAVRLYRKALEVFPEFAAAHSNLASVLQQQGKLQEALMHYKEAIRISPTFADAYSNMGNTLKEMQDVQGALQCYTRAIQINPAFADAHSNLASIHKDSGNIPEAIASYRTALKLKPDFPDAYCNLAHCLQIVCDWTDYDERMKKLVSIVAEQLEKNRLPSVHPHHSMLYPLSHGFRKAIAERHGNLCLDKINVLHKPPYEHPKDLKLSDGRLRVGYVSSDFGNHPTSHLMQSIPGMHNPDKFEVFCYALSPDDGTNFRVKVMAEANHFIDLSQIPCNGKAADRIHQDGIHILVNMNGYTKGARNELFALRPAPIQAMWLGYPGTSGALFMDYIITDQETSPAEVAEQYSEKLAYMPHTFFIGDHANMFPHLKKKAVIDFKSNGHIYDNRIVLNGIDLKAFLDSLPDVKIVKMKCPDGGDNVDTSNTALNLPVIPMNTIAEAVIEMINRGQIQITINGFSISNGLATTQINNKAATGEEVPRTIIVTTRSQYGLPEDAIVYCNFNQLYKIDPSTLQMWANRRKCEVL
- the Ogt gene encoding UDP-N-acetylglucosamine--peptide N-acetylglucosaminyltransferase 110 kDa subunit isoform X1; this translates as MASSVGNVADSTEPTKRMLSFQGLAELAHREYQAGDFEAAERHCMQLWRQEPDNTGVLLLLSSIHFQCRRLDRSAHFSTLAIKQNPLLAEAYSNLGNVYKERGQLQEAIEHYRHALRLKPDFIDGYINLAAALVAAGDMEGAVQAYVSALQYNPDLYCVRSDLGNLLKALGRLEEAKACYLKAIETQPNFAVAWSNLGCVFNAQGEIWLAIHHFEKAVTLDPNFLDAYINLGNVLKEARIFDRAVAAYLRALSLSPNHAVVHGNLACVYYEQGLIDLAIDTYRRAIELQPHFPDAYCNLANALKEKGSVAEAEDCYNTALRLCPTHADSLNNLANIKREQGNIEEAVRLYRKALEVFPEFAAAHSNLASVLQQQGKLQEALMHYKEAIRISPTFADAYSNMGNTLKEMQDVQGALQCYTRAIQINPAFADAHSNLASIHKDSGNIPEAIASYRTALKLKPDFPDAYCNLAHCLQIVCDWTDYDERMKKLVSIVAEQLEKNRLPSVHPHHSMLYPLSHGFRKAIAERHGNLCLDKINVLHKPPYEHPKDLKLSDGRLRVGYVSSDFGNHPTSHLMQSIPGMHNPDKFEVFCYALSPDDGTNFRVKVMAEANHFIDLSQIPCNGKAADRIHQDGIHILVNMNGYTKGARNELFALRPAPIQAMWLGYPGTSGALFMDYIITDQETSPAEVAEQYSEKLAYMPHTFFIGDHANMFPHLKKKAVIDFKSNGHIYDNRIVLNGIDLKAFLDSLPDVKIVKMKCPDGGDNVDTSNTALNLPVIPMNTIAEAVIEMINRGQIQITINGFSISNGLATTQINNKAATGEEVPRTIIVTTRSQYGLPEDAIVYCNFNQLYKIDPSTLQMWANILKRVPNSVLWLLRFPAVGEPNIQQYAQNMGLPQNRIIFSPVAPKEEHVRRGQLADVCLDTPLCNGHTTGMDVLWAGTPMVTMPGETLASRVAASQLTCLGCLELIAKSRQEYEDIAVKLGTDLEYLKKIRGKVWKQRISSPLFNTKQYTMELERLYLQMWEHYAAGNKPDHMIKPVEVTESA